One region of Amphiprion ocellaris isolate individual 3 ecotype Okinawa chromosome 9, ASM2253959v1, whole genome shotgun sequence genomic DNA includes:
- the creb3l4 gene encoding cyclic AMP-responsive element-binding protein 3-like protein 4, which produces MDAESSELFLGTVATGSWQLDAPFSCSELVFGGSDKPLQDWAVDPDSMLHDSESEDVLHGVDPNEVFPSGPPADPSSESDSGIAEEPVVESPVTMVTMATTQPALATVYQVVYDINGLDGAKTDAGQENIISIELDEWSSQVLLSDSCIVNELPMVSAARQVAIDPPSPDGELLQADLQLTEEEQKLLTQEGVSLPSNLPLTKAEERILKKVRRKIRNKQSAQDSRRRRKEYIDGLESRAAACSAQNKELQMTVEQLEKHNMSLLAQLRQLQSLIKQTVSKGAQTSTCLLIILVSLGLIILPSFSPFRRDPTADIDYRPTGVISRNILTDPMSSQPMAEELDGPVVRSDSSSAPSDISQSEPPEGATILQELTENSENSAADGAALEASHSGNSSVVVARQTELAAQKGSRDPGKPAHADEM; this is translated from the exons ATGGATGCAGAGAGCAGTGAGCTGTTCCTCGGCACCGTGGCAACCGGCAGCTGGCAACTCGACGCTCCTTTCTCCTGCTCCGAGCTCGTCTTCGGTGGATCTGACAAACCCCTGCAGGACTGGGCAGTGGACCCCGACTCT ATGCTCCACGACAGCGAATCAGAGGACGTCCTCCACGGCGTCGATCCAAACGAGGTGTTTCCCAGCGGCCCGCCAGCCGACCCGTCGTCAGAGAGCGACAGCGGCATCGCCGAGGAGCCTGTCGTCGAGAGTCCCGTCACCATGGTGACCATGGCGACCACCCAGCCGGCCCTGGCGACCGTTTACCAGGTGGTTTATGACATCAATGGCCTGGATGGAGCCAAGACTGACGCCGGACAGGAGAACATCATCTCCATCGAGCTCG ATGAATGGAGCTCTCAGGTGCTGCTGTCGGACTCGTGCATCGTGAACGAGCTGCCGATGGTTTCAGCAGCTCGTCAGGTCGCCATCGACCCTCCCAGCCCCGACGGAGAACTG ctGCAGGCGGATCTTCAGCTGACCGAGGAGGAGCAGAAGCTGCTGACTCAGGAGGGAGTTTCTCTGCCCAGCAACCTTCCTCTCACCAAG GCCGAGGAACGAATCCTGAAGAAAGTTCGCAGGAAAATCCGCAACAAGCAGTCTGCTCAGGACAGCCGGCGGAGGAGGAAGGAGTACATCGACGGGCTAGAGAGCAG gGCGGCAGCGTGTTCGGCGCAGAACAAAGAGCTGCAGATGACGGTGGAGCAGCTGGAGAAACACAACAT gtctCTGCTGGCTCAACTGCGACAGCTTCAGTCTCTGATCAAACAGACGGTCAGCAAAGGAGCCCAGACCAGCACCTGCTTACTG ATCATCCTGGTGTCTCTGGGTCTCATCATCCTGCCCAGTTTCAGCCCCTTCAGACGGGACCCGACTGCTGATATCGACTACAGACCCACAGGAG TTATTTCCAGGAACATCCTGACTGATCCGATGTCTTCGCAGCCGATGGCAGAAGAGCTTGATGGTCCGGTGGTCCGATCCGACTCCTCATCGGCGCCTTCTGatatcagccaatcagaaccTCCGGAGGGCGCCACCATCCTCCAAGAACTAACAGAAAACTCTGAAAATTCAGCCGCTGATGGTGCAGCCCTTGAAGCAAGCCATTCAGGAAACAGCTCAGTTGTTGTTGCCAGGCAGACTGAACTGGCAGCCCAAAAAGGAAGCCGCGACCCGGGAAAACCGGCGCATGCCGACGAGATGTAG